Proteins from one Limanda limanda chromosome 4, fLimLim1.1, whole genome shotgun sequence genomic window:
- the LOC132999363 gene encoding insulin-like growth factor-binding protein 5, giving the protein MVLSFNILMLLLLQLALSGPVPLTTRSRGCPGCKGKPSQSQPLVDLNTTSLAVGAPCGVYTPNCARGLSCAPPQDEPKPLRALLEGRGVCSNASGVSPTEKIRTADPAPTEDPEEAPCRKLLTTLIQGLDAHLFNSNHDIYMPNCDKRGFYRKKQCWSSRGKQRGKCWCVDQKGMVVSTGTREKGRLSC; this is encoded by the exons ATGGTTCTTTCTTTCaacatcctgatgctgctcctcctgcagctggctCTGTCAGGCCCAGTGCCACTGACCACACGCTCCAGAGGATGTCCTGGCTGTAAAGGAAAGCCCTCACAGAGTCAGCCATTGGTGGATTTAAACACCACCTCTCTGGCTGTTGGAGCACCGTGCGGAGTCTACACTCCGAACTGTGCCCGTGGGCTGAGCTGTGCACCTCCACAGGACGAGCCCAAGCCTCTCCGAGCTCTGCTGGAGGGCAGAGGGGTCTGCAGTAATGCCAGTGGCGTAAGCCCGACGGAGAAGATCCGCACTGCAG ATCCAGCTCCCactgaggatccagaggag GCTCCATGTCGAAAACTGCTAACAACACTCATCCAAGGGCTTGatgcacatttatttaattcaaaccACGACATCTACATGCCCAACTGTGACAAGCGTGGCTTCTACAGAAAGAAGCAG tgttGGTCATCTCGAGGGAAGCAGCGTGGAAAGTGTTGGTGTGTGGATCAGAAAGGCATGGTGGTCTCTACAGGAACCAGAGAGAAAGGCCGCCTGAGCTGCTGA
- the LOC132999360 gene encoding SPRY domain-containing protein 3-like, which produces MDDINLHYRFLNWRRRIREIRDVRAVRYRERLKRMLRDGDVLRYHGNSDEVGCFVAGRPLSRRNRYFEVTIMDTGVRGTIAVGLVPQLYKLDHQPGWLPHSVAFHADDGKLYNGNTVGQQFGPKGCRGDRIGCGISMDSDDGQLTVFFTKNGKEVGSVEIPASPEALYPAVGMHSLGEEVLLDLNAEWGMEEDDGQMIVDSHEEDWGRLHDVKVTGTLLEYVGKGKSIVDVGLAQARRPLNTRFHYYELEITDDGEKCYIALGLARRDYPKNRHPGWSRGSIAYHADDGKLFQGSGVGDAFGPRCFEGDIMGCGIMFPRDFNPGLGDDAEDWDFDVFPKPCEVQNDLYANNEDAEEEDEEDEGEDLEGRKVTVFFTRNGKVVGRREVALPFGGFYPTIGMMSTGEKVKVDLHPLSG; this is translated from the exons ATGGACGACATAAACCTTCACTATCGCTTTCTGAACTGGAGGAGGCGAATCCGGGAAATCCGTGATGTGCGAGCAGTGCGATATCGTGAGCGGCTCAAGCGGATGCTGCGAGACGGAGATGTACTCAG GTATCATGGGAATTCAGATGAAGTTGGCTGTTTCGTGGCGGGCCGGCCGTTGTCAAGAAGGAATCGCTATTTTGAA GTGACAATCATGGACACAGGAGTGAGGGGGACAATCGCTGTGGGTTTGGTGCCTCAGCTCTACAAACTGGACCATCAGCCGGGCTGGCTCCCACATTCTGTGGCTTTCCATGCTGATGATGGCAA GCTGTACAATGGCAACACTGTGGGGCAGCAGTTTGGTCCAAAGGGCTGCAGAGGTGACAGAATCGGCTGTGGAATATCTATGGACTCCGATGATGGACAACTGACTGTGTTTTTTACCAAGAATGGTAAAGAA GTCGGCAGTGTGGAAATCCCAGCATCGCCCGAAGCTCTGTACCCCGCTGTGGGAATGCACTCTTTGGGTGAGGAGGTGCTGCTGGACCTGAATGCTGAGTgggggatggaggaggatgatggacagatgattgTGGACAGTCATGAAGAGGACTGGGGCCGTCTCCATGATGTCAAGGTGACCGGCACG ctgCTGGAGTACGTGGGGAAGGGGAAGAGCATCGTGGACGTGGGCTTGGCTCAGGCACGTCGGCCTCTCAACACACGCTTCCACTACTATGAGCTGGAGATCACAGATGACGGAGAGAAGTGTTACATCGCCCTGGGTCTGGCACGCAGG GACTACCCTAAGAACAGACATCCCGGTTGGAGCAGAGGGTCAATAGCTTACCATGCAG atGATGGAAAGTTGTTCCAGGGCAGCGGGGTTGGGGATGCGTTTGGACCGCGCTGTTTTGAAGGGGATATTATGGGCTGTGGGATCATGTTTCCACGTGACTTCAACCCCGGTTTGGGAG ATGACGCAGAGGACTGGGACTTCGACGTGTTTCCCAAACCCTGCGAGGTGCAGAATGACTTGTATGCAAACAATGAAgatgcggaggaggaggacgaggaggacgagggagaGGATTTGGAAGGGAGGAAGGTCACA GTGTTCTTCACCAGGAATGGAAAGGTGGTGGGCCGGAGAGAAGTGGCCTTGCCGTTTGGAGGCTTCTACCCGACGATTGGCATGATGAGCACTGGGGAGAAGGTCAAAGTGGACCTGCACCCCCTCAGTGGCTGA